The following proteins come from a genomic window of Hoplias malabaricus isolate fHopMal1 chromosome 15, fHopMal1.hap1, whole genome shotgun sequence:
- the LOC136668076 gene encoding proteinase-activated receptor 2-like: MSLYFFTTFGSQQHSVLRNLTTLPSSPHFLYLGKSMLEKGWTRELLLFTTTSSPSLFYMGKGASGFYVVEDTDEGARVNRITQEVLQSYLTTVFLPVVYIIIFIVGLPTNAMAIWVFLFRTKEKHPASILMANLALADLLFIIWLPLKISYHFNGNNWIFGDALCKVLVGFFYGNMYCSTIFIACISVQRYWTVAHPLSRKQKLRTTVCVCVCVWIVVWLITAPLYMYEQAVNVLNMNLTTCHDVTRPSQSSIPSLYFLTMGTVGYIIPCVVCIVAYVFTFQSLGKSVSESGSNKKKKKAMVLMITVLVMFLVCFTPSNIMLMVHYSLLNAGIQNNVYGFYIVALCLCSLNSCLDPFVYYFISEEFRQNVKNTLICRSERTAKRMEVSSTPLKSSRETTTLSET, from the exons ATGTCGTTGTACTTTTTCACTACCTTCGGTAGCCAGCAGCATTCTGTGCTGAGGAATCTCACCACACTCCCTTCCTCGCCACACTTCCTTTATTTAGGGAAGAGCATGCTGGAAAAGGGATGGACACGAGAGTTGCTGCTGTTTACAACAACAAGCAGTCCCTCACTCTTTTATATGGGGAAAGGAGCCA GTGGATTTTACGTGGTGGAGGATACTGATGAGGGAGCAAGGGTTAACCGTATTACCCAGGAAGTTCTCCAAAGCTACCTCACTACAGTCTTCCTTCCTGTGGTttacatcatcatcttcatagTGGGTTTACCCACCAACGCCATGGCCATCTGGGTCTTCCTCTTCAGGACGAAGGAGAAGCATCCAGCGTCCATCCTGATGGCCAACCTCGCCCTGGCTGACCTGCTCTTCATCATCTGGCTCCCACTGAAGATCTCCTACCACTTCAATGGGAACAACTGGATCTTCGGAGATGCACTGTGTAAAGTCCTAGTGGGATTTTTCTATGGAAATATGTACTGCTCCACAATATTCATCGCGTGCATCAGTGTGCAGCGATACTGGACAGTAGCTCACCCACTTTCACGAAAACAAAAACTCAGAACAacggtgtgtgtatgtgtttgtgtgtggattgtGGTCTGGCTCATCACAGCTCCTCTCTACATGTATGAACAAGCTGTTAATGTCCTGAATATGAATTTAACCACCTGCCATGACGTGACACGCCCCAGCCAATCAAGTATTCCTTCTCTATATTTCCTGACTATGGGCACAGTGGGATATATAATTCCCTGTGTGGTGTGTATAGTAGCGTATGTGTTCACATTTCAGTCCCTCGGGAAATCTGTATCAGAATCTGGCAGcaataagaagaaaaagaaggctATGGTCCTCATGATCACAGTGCTGGTGATGTTCCTGGTGTGTTTCACTCCCAGTAACATCATGCTGATGGTCCACTACTCTCTGCTGAATGCAGGAATTCAGAACAATGTATATGGGTTCTACATTGTGGCGCTGTGTCTGTGCAGTCTCAACAGCTGCCTGGATCCatttgtgtattattttatcTCGGAGgagttcagacagaatgtgAAAAATACACTGATATGTCGAAGTGAACGCACAGCCAAGAGGATGGAGGTGTCTTCCACACCTCTGAAGTCTTCCAGAGAAACCACAACACTTTCAGAAACTTAA